In Actinomadura citrea, a single window of DNA contains:
- a CDS encoding peptidase inhibitor family I36 protein, giving the protein MNKLTKVLTTTATGAVALGGVASVFVSPASAAARDGKCDSGEFCYYFNSDNQGSISDFTGSVADYGTTQPSCYDFKGDGNGKGTCVKNNAASVWNNSGKTVRVYYNSNYGGSYQDFKAGAKGNLNATLKNQNASHEFSPSARTNMSYGLYATSGGQITCGFDGYTTTPGRHEGIDIARGIGSDVHALVAGKVIYIARGATGSSGLSTISVYNSSLDKTVIYLHSAPRSSLSVGQSISRGQVIADESWHGVSSSSSAHTHVEMRLGQQTHAAKSVNDPTLDNPNPTTFWNSQGYNVR; this is encoded by the coding sequence ATGAACAAGCTCACCAAGGTCCTCACCACCACGGCGACCGGCGCCGTCGCGCTGGGCGGGGTGGCGTCGGTCTTCGTCTCGCCCGCCTCGGCGGCGGCCCGGGACGGCAAGTGCGACAGCGGCGAGTTCTGCTACTACTTCAACAGCGACAACCAGGGCTCGATCTCGGACTTCACCGGCTCGGTCGCCGACTACGGCACCACGCAGCCCTCCTGCTACGACTTCAAGGGCGACGGCAACGGCAAGGGCACCTGCGTCAAGAACAACGCCGCGTCGGTCTGGAACAACAGCGGCAAGACCGTCCGCGTCTACTACAACAGCAACTACGGCGGCAGCTACCAGGACTTCAAGGCCGGCGCCAAGGGCAACCTGAACGCGACCCTCAAGAACCAGAACGCCTCGCACGAGTTCTCTCCGTCGGCGCGCACGAACATGTCCTACGGGCTGTACGCGACGAGCGGCGGGCAGATCACCTGCGGCTTCGACGGCTACACCACCACGCCCGGCCGGCACGAGGGCATCGACATCGCCCGCGGCATCGGCTCCGACGTCCACGCCCTGGTGGCCGGTAAGGTCATCTACATCGCGCGCGGGGCCACCGGGAGTTCGGGGCTGTCCACGATCTCCGTCTACAACAGCTCGCTCGACAAGACGGTGATCTACCTGCACTCCGCTCCGCGGTCCTCGCTGAGCGTGGGGCAGTCGATCAGCCGCGGCCAGGTCATCGCCGACGAGTCGTGGCACGGGGTGTCGTCCAGCTCGTCCGCCCACACCCACGTCGAGATGCGTCTCGGCCAGCAGACGCACGCGGCCAAGAGCGTCAACGACCCGACCCTGGACAACCCGAACCCGACCACGTTCTGGAACTCCCAGGGCTACAACGTCCGATAG
- a CDS encoding peptidase inhibitor family I36 protein: MSTRSVRLSPRLTATTAAMALGGAALIPASPASAAARDGVCETGEFCYYFNSDNQGSVSDFTGSVADYGTAQPSCYDFKGPGNGKGTCVKNAAASVWNNSGKTVRVYYNSNYGGSYQDFKAGAKGNLNATLKNQNASHQFLGSTPPPTGCKTDGTDSKLPSTILVYRVSLGRVDRVAFKTYVKDVLPNEWVPSWPAESLKAGAMAVKGYGWYWALHSTRKTSGGQCFDVYDTTSSQVYKPGSAQASTSAAVDATWGTRMTRGGKILEAHYCSTTTACGGWVTGDWMSQYGSRDKADAGWSYSRILTAYYTGIALS; encoded by the coding sequence GTGTCGACACGAAGCGTGCGGCTGAGCCCGCGGCTCACCGCGACGACCGCCGCGATGGCGCTCGGTGGGGCCGCCCTCATCCCGGCCTCCCCCGCCTCGGCCGCGGCCCGCGACGGCGTCTGCGAGACCGGCGAGTTCTGCTACTACTTCAACAGCGACAACCAGGGCTCGGTCTCGGACTTCACGGGCTCGGTCGCCGACTACGGGACGGCCCAGCCTTCCTGCTACGACTTCAAGGGCCCCGGCAACGGCAAGGGCACGTGCGTCAAGAACGCCGCCGCCTCGGTCTGGAACAACAGCGGCAAGACCGTCCGCGTCTACTACAACAGCAACTACGGCGGCAGCTACCAGGACTTCAAGGCCGGCGCCAAGGGCAACCTGAACGCCACGCTCAAGAACCAGAACGCCTCGCACCAGTTCCTGGGCTCGACGCCACCGCCGACCGGTTGCAAGACCGACGGCACCGACAGCAAGCTCCCTTCCACGATCCTGGTGTACCGAGTGTCACTCGGCCGTGTGGACCGGGTGGCGTTCAAGACCTATGTCAAGGACGTCCTGCCCAACGAGTGGGTGCCGAGCTGGCCCGCGGAGTCCCTGAAGGCCGGTGCGATGGCCGTCAAGGGCTACGGCTGGTACTGGGCGCTGCACTCGACCCGCAAGACGTCTGGCGGCCAGTGCTTCGACGTCTACGACACCACGTCGAGCCAGGTCTACAAGCCCGGCTCCGCCCAGGCGTCGACGAGCGCCGCGGTGGACGCCACGTGGGGCACCCGCATGACCCGCGGCGGAAAGATCCTTGAGGCCCACTACTGCTCCACGACGACGGCGTGCGGCGGCTGGGTCACCGGGGACTGGATGTCGCAGTACGGCTCCCGCGACAAGGCCGACGCGGGCTGGAGCTACTCCAGGATCCTCACCGCCTACTACACCGGGATCGCCCTCTCCTGA
- a CDS encoding NBR1-Ig-like domain-containing protein, whose amino-acid sequence MRAQAEAIEDFAAVLRELRESVGNPPFREMSGRSGAISHTTLHEATKGNRLPSWGTTVEFVKACGADPAAYRERWERANLAVRSASAGRPASAALEGSAVSTVDAQAVHIAIEPPEAPAGDETSESRPVRPPPPGRMAGDVQATFPAPKRRRRLRLSSPGAVALTAAVIGTWAVVLIVVDRDSGKDALEEYGNRAKAALSPADCPVQATNPAAAPPRHKGDAAQFVADITLPDCTRVGTGQNITKVWRLKNSGTVPWDGYSLRRLDLPQKADNCQTISEVPIADTEPGHVVDVRTDITTPRKPGLCYVRFKMVDGTGKVAFPGSRPVNFQIIVEGP is encoded by the coding sequence ATGCGTGCACAGGCGGAGGCGATCGAGGACTTCGCGGCGGTTCTGCGGGAACTGCGGGAATCCGTTGGCAACCCGCCTTTCCGGGAGATGTCCGGAAGGTCGGGGGCGATCTCGCACACGACGTTGCACGAGGCCACGAAGGGCAACCGGCTCCCGAGTTGGGGGACCACCGTCGAGTTCGTCAAGGCGTGCGGCGCGGACCCGGCCGCGTACCGCGAACGCTGGGAGCGGGCGAACCTGGCGGTGAGGTCGGCGAGCGCCGGGAGGCCCGCGTCCGCCGCGCTCGAAGGCTCCGCCGTGAGCACCGTGGACGCCCAGGCGGTGCACATCGCCATCGAGCCGCCAGAGGCCCCGGCGGGTGACGAGACCTCGGAATCCCGGCCCGTCCGGCCACCACCGCCCGGACGGATGGCGGGGGACGTCCAGGCGACCTTCCCCGCACCGAAACGCCGGCGGCGGCTCCGGCTGAGCAGCCCGGGTGCGGTCGCGCTGACGGCGGCGGTCATCGGTACGTGGGCCGTGGTCCTCATCGTGGTCGATCGCGACTCCGGCAAGGACGCCCTGGAGGAGTACGGCAACCGGGCGAAGGCCGCGCTGTCTCCGGCCGACTGCCCGGTGCAGGCGACGAACCCGGCGGCGGCTCCGCCGAGGCACAAGGGCGACGCCGCCCAGTTCGTCGCGGACATCACGCTGCCCGACTGCACGCGCGTCGGCACCGGCCAGAACATCACCAAGGTATGGCGGCTCAAGAACTCCGGAACGGTCCCGTGGGACGGCTACTCGCTGCGCCGCCTGGACCTCCCGCAGAAGGCCGACAACTGCCAGACCATCTCCGAAGTGCCGATCGCCGACACGGAACCAGGCCACGTGGTCGACGTCCGCACCGACATCACCACGCCGAGGAAGCCGGGCTTATGCTACGTGCGCTTCAAGATGGTGGACGGCACGGGGAAGGTCGCGTTCCCCGGAAGCCGGCCGGTCAACTTCCAGATCATCGTCGAAGGGCCGTAG
- a CDS encoding peptidoglycan recognition family protein translates to MVHHTASANATDHSLEHALGLSRTIQNFHMDTNGWDDIGQQLTISRGGHLMEGRNRTLEAIGAGTHVVGAHTLGQNDHTIGIENEGTYMTAEPTGALWAKLVSTCAWLCDVYGLEPHAAIVGHGDHNATACPGDALYALLPRLRDQVADSLGERYPAEVPGAVPGGLPGPRFTFDHGPAVGPGDPTR, encoded by the coding sequence GTGGTCCACCACACCGCATCGGCGAACGCCACGGACCACTCGCTGGAGCACGCCCTCGGGCTGTCCCGGACGATCCAGAACTTCCACATGGACACCAACGGCTGGGACGACATCGGTCAGCAGCTCACCATCAGCCGCGGCGGCCACCTCATGGAGGGCCGCAACCGCACCCTTGAGGCCATCGGCGCCGGAACGCACGTCGTCGGGGCCCACACCCTCGGCCAGAACGACCACACCATCGGCATCGAGAACGAGGGCACCTACATGACGGCGGAGCCCACCGGCGCGCTGTGGGCGAAGCTCGTCTCGACCTGTGCGTGGCTGTGCGACGTCTACGGCCTGGAGCCGCACGCGGCGATCGTCGGGCACGGCGACCACAACGCCACCGCCTGCCCCGGCGACGCCCTGTACGCGCTGCTGCCGCGCCTGCGCGACCAGGTCGCCGACAGTCTGGGCGAGCGGTATCCGGCGGAGGTGCCGGGGGCCGTGCCCGGCGGCCTGCCCGGGCCGCGCTTCACCTTCGACCACGGGCCGGCGGTCGGGCCCGGAGACCCCACCCGCTGA
- a CDS encoding ammonium transporter, protein MRSGLNTGDSAWVLVSFAMVLLMTPGLALFYGGMVRARNLVSVLYMSFVSIAVVTVIWFLYGYGLAFGDDVGGAGLIGWGRWQFLKTTPSVLRGVIPEYVFSMFQLVFAIITLALISGSVANRVRLGPWMVFGLVWVTLVYLPIAHWVFSKGGWINRWGALDFAGGLVVELNSGIAGLALALVLGPGLRFRREGPPEPKNIPLVMAGMGLLWFGWFGFNGGSALTDGALAANAVVNTMMCGCVAMLVWMLLERARFGRFSRLGGTTGALAGLVAITPACGYVNLLGATILGIVVAVVCTYAVEVKTSVGYDDTLDVVGIHGAGGIVGVILIGFFATGKYGSPTAGLAYGGSISLLGKQIVAILAVGCYSFVLTYVIGKVVDVLLTFRPSAREEAEGLDTELRIE, encoded by the coding sequence ATGAGATCTGGGTTGAATACCGGCGATTCGGCATGGGTGCTCGTCAGCTTCGCCATGGTGCTGCTCATGACGCCGGGACTCGCCCTCTTCTACGGTGGAATGGTCCGGGCGAGGAACCTCGTCAGCGTCCTGTACATGAGCTTCGTCTCGATCGCCGTGGTGACCGTCATCTGGTTCCTCTACGGGTACGGTCTGGCGTTCGGTGACGACGTGGGAGGGGCCGGCCTCATCGGCTGGGGCAGGTGGCAGTTCCTCAAGACCACCCCGTCGGTCCTGAGGGGCGTCATCCCGGAGTACGTGTTCTCGATGTTCCAGCTCGTTTTCGCGATCATCACGCTCGCGCTGATCAGCGGCTCGGTCGCCAACCGCGTCAGGCTCGGGCCCTGGATGGTCTTCGGGCTGGTCTGGGTGACCCTCGTCTACCTCCCGATCGCCCACTGGGTGTTCTCCAAGGGGGGCTGGATCAACCGGTGGGGCGCGCTGGACTTCGCCGGCGGCCTGGTCGTCGAGCTCAACTCCGGCATCGCGGGCCTGGCGCTGGCGCTGGTGCTCGGACCGGGGCTGCGCTTCCGCAGGGAGGGCCCTCCCGAGCCGAAGAACATCCCGCTGGTGATGGCCGGCATGGGGCTGCTGTGGTTCGGCTGGTTCGGCTTCAACGGCGGATCGGCGCTGACGGACGGCGCCCTCGCGGCGAACGCGGTGGTCAACACCATGATGTGCGGGTGCGTCGCGATGCTGGTCTGGATGCTGCTCGAACGGGCGCGGTTCGGCCGGTTCTCCAGGCTGGGCGGCACGACGGGCGCGCTCGCCGGACTGGTGGCCATCACGCCGGCCTGCGGGTACGTCAACCTGCTCGGCGCGACGATCCTCGGCATCGTCGTCGCCGTCGTCTGCACCTACGCCGTCGAGGTCAAGACGTCCGTCGGGTACGACGACACCCTGGACGTCGTGGGCATCCACGGGGCGGGCGGCATCGTCGGCGTGATCCTGATCGGGTTCTTCGCCACCGGCAAGTACGGCAGCCCCACCGCCGGCCTCGCCTACGGCGGCTCGATCTCCCTGCTGGGCAAGCAGATCGTCGCCATCCTCGCCGTCGGCTGCTACAGCTTCGTGCTCACCTACGTCATCGGCAAGGTCGTGGACGTCCTGCTGACCTTCCGCCCGAGCGCCCGCGAGGAGGCCGAGGGCCTCGACACCGAACTGCGCATCGAATGA